TAGGTTCACCAGCCAAGACGTCAAAAACTCCACATCCCCCACAAATCCATTTCCCACCTTGAACCTCCCATTTCCCACCTTGCATCCTCTCAGACACAATGACACGAGGACGCAGGGGCTGTTGGACATGTCGCATCCGCCATAGAAAATGCGACGAGCAAGTCCCCGACTGCAAAGAGTGCACCGACAGACACATCGAATGCCACGGCTACGACCTCGACGCGCCGGAGTGGATGGCCGACGAGGCCCTCCTGCAGGAAGAACTACAACGCATCAAGGCCGCTGTCAAGGAGAACTTTCGGCGCGTCAAGAGGGTCCAGAATAGGCGGCTCGCTCAGGCGACCGCTCAGGCTGCGCAGGCGTCGAGGGCGAGTGCTGCTGCTAGGCTCAAAGatgatgctgttgttgttgcttctACTTCGGATTCGCAGGCGAGGAACACGACGTTTAGAGAGGCGCAGTATCTTGTTCATTACTTGGATTACATATTTCCTATCCAGTATACATTCTACGTTGATGCAcctgaagaaggagggcgaggatggtTATTCTTTCTTCTCGAGCGAAGTATGCATCTCTCTTTAAACCAACCCAACTTGTACTAACATATCAAAGGTGCTCCTCTACGCAATGCTGCTCTTACACTATCTGCATTCCATCAACACATCTCCTCACCATACCGAACAGAAAaccaagaagatgaactcCTCAACTATCACACAAAAGCCCTACAAGAACTTCGACAAATAATaggtcgtcgagaagtaGGCGGATTCGCCGACAGCCGCGAAGAATGGCTCGAATTTCTCGCAGGCGGCATGTTTCTAATAAGTTTCGAGGTACACCTCCCACTCTGCAACCTTTCTCACCCCGTACTGATAATCAAGGTCTTTCAAGGAGGCACAAGCAACTGGGAACCACACTTCAACGCCCTCGTATCGGTCGCCAACGGCCTGACACCCGCCGAATTCGACTTTTGCCCCCCGGACCCCTCGAGCCCAGACTTTGACTTTCTCCGGGGCATGAACACGGCTCAAAAGTTTCTCCTGGCGAATCTCCTCTGGATTGACGTTCTAGCTCCCGTCTCGACGGGCGAGGCTCCTAAGCTGCCCTACCGCGAGTGGCTGGATGCCGGCAAGATCGACATGTCGAGGGTCATGGGGTGTCAGAATTCCATCGTCGTTGCGATTGGGGACTTGGTGGCTGTTGATTCAAAGGCTGGTTCGATGAGCACCGAGACCTTACAAGAAagcatcctcgagctcgagaagcaaaTATTTGACGGAATGGAAGCAACTCTGGAAGTTGAATCAGCGGTAGGTCCATCACTGTCTCAAACTATCAAAAGCTAACGAATATCAGACAAAGCAGTCAACGTCAGTAACACGTTCAGTAACCCACCTCTTCGCAACCTCAGCCCTCGTCCAACTATATACCCTAGCATCAGAATATGGCCTAACAGCACCCGATCCGCACCAAGCGGTTTTGCGAGTAATCGAAGTCCTGGAGCAGATGCCCGCCAACATCTCACTACGCGGGACGCCGTGGCCTCTTTGCGTAGCTGGGTCGATGGCACTTCCTCCACAGCAACAGTATTTCGACGATCTTCTCAAGGGGCTGCTTAGTAGGTCAGAAGCTGGGTTTACAAATTGCGGTACGGTGTATCGGATTGTTAAGCATGCTTGGAAGCAGAGGGAACAGTATCCGGATAAGCTTTGGAGTGCGAGGCATGCTATGGCGGATATGGGGGTTTGTGCTATTCTGATATGAATAGCAAGTCTCGAGATGAAAGCAAAGAAAGGTACGGCGTCATGGTCTTGAGGGTAGTGTATGATTAATAGACAGCGTGTTTTGAGAGTTTTTGAAGAGCTCATCGGAGTCATGTCTTGTTTGGAAGCTCAGGGCAGACAGTAGCCAGGCGGTGAGCACCAGCATGGGAGACAACGAATTTGTCTAATGAAAGGAATATCGTTTAACGAAGTATTCCAATGCGGTTCATGGCCTCATTTGATGCAAATAGTCTCTACATGACTTTAGCAAAGAAGGAAGTTCACAAATTAGAAATACTCCGTTTGGTGGTCGTGGGCGGCTCGTTGGCGAGGCCATAGCTATCCAATAGCTATCATGGAATAAATTAGCAATGAACCTAAGAATTTGTGAGCATGTGAAAGTCGTTAACAAGGGTGCCAGAGTGGGATATCATCCCGCTTTATTCGGTGTTGATCTTATCACGTCTTACCCTACAGACACGCGTTATTGGggaattattaatagctttctTCCTCAACGTTGCGTCGGGGACTTTTTGATTTGACGTTTAATATGGAAAGTATGATGTCATTCTTGAATATGGGGGTCCATCTCTCCATACCACTCTTATCTTGGTTGTTTGAGTGGTAACAGTGATATCTGCAAGCTGACGCAACAGTGAACAAGCAAAGGAGCAGTACAGCATCACAACTCTCTCAAATGACAGAAAAACACgtaaataatttaaaaaaattcaCCTCTTTCTTATACTTCAAGCCATCAAGTTTCACAATCATCTGAAACACAGCTTACGACACGTGTTGATGCCAGACCCCCCAAGCGATCgcgtcatcctcatcacgcCTGACgaacaacaccatcacaGCCCATCACACGCCAAGGAACATCCGGATGTCTCGCAGCTTATCAACCATGACCTCGATCACGTCTTCACCCGTACCTCTTATAAACCCATGCCCCCCAAGGCTTGGTAAAGAGGGATCATCATCGCAAATGTCATGACACGAAACGCTCCTCAAAAGCAGCCGCTGCTGCAGCGGCCGTCAAGTCAAGATTCATATGGCTCTGTTGACAAGACACCCACGTCACCTCCAAGCTCCGTAGACGAAGGCGAAATCGCTGTTGGAGCTGTTGAACCCTCGCGCTCCCTCGAAGACGACGTCCTCCCCGAGACGTCCCCGATCGGACGGACCCTCTCGTGGCAGAGCGCCtacatcctcgtcatctcgcGCGTCGTCGGGAGCGGCATCTTTGCGACTCCAGGGACAATAGTTCAATCTGTCGGAAGCCCCGGTTTGTCTCTGCTCCTATGGGTCGTTGGGGCTGCCATCGGCGCGTGCGGGTTGGCAGTGTCTCTCGAGTACGGGTGCATGCTTCCGAGATCTGGAGGCGACAAGGTCTTTATCGAGTTTACATATCGACGACCACGATTACTCGCATCCACATTATTCGCCATATACGCCGTGCTACTTGGCTTCACGGCCAGTAACTGTATCATCTTTGCGCAATACACGCTCTTCGCCTTTGGCATCAACAAAGACGATGACTTCTGGAGCAAAACCCTCGCCGTCGGGCTTTTGACAGCCGTGACCATAATCCACGGAGTATTCCCTAAGACGGGCATCAGGATCCAAAACTTTCTCGGCTGGATAAAAATCGCGATCATTCTATTCATGATCCTCTCGGGCTTCTACGTCGTCCTCTTCCGCCCCAACATCGACGCCGTACCCCAGGGTCAACTCGCATGGGAGCACCTTTGGGATGATAGCAGCTGGAACTGGGGCGTCATCGCGACTTCGCTCTTCAAAGTCTTTTACTCATACGCCGGTCTTGATAATGTGACCAATGTGATGAACGAGGTCAAGAACCCCGTGCGAACCTTGAGGTCTGTCGCGTTGACGGCCCTGGCGACGGCGTGCGGCATGTATCTTCTTATTAACGTCGCGTACTTCCTTGTGGTACCCATCGAGGACATTAGAGGCAGCGGTGAACTCGTCGCAGCGCTcttctttgagaagctcttTGGAGAGAGCTTTGGTCGCAAGGTTCTTCCTATGGCGGTTGCTTCATCTGCCATTGGCAACGTCCTCGTGGTAGCATTCGCCATGGTACTGTAGCCCTACCAATCCCCTCAAACAAAGACTAACAACCCCCAGGCCCGAATCAAGCAAGAAATCGCCCGACAAGGCTTCCTCCCCTACTcatccctcctctcctcctcgcgcCCCTT
This genomic interval from Fusarium keratoplasticum isolate Fu6.1 chromosome 9, whole genome shotgun sequence contains the following:
- a CDS encoding Zn(2)-C6 fungal-type domain-containing protein, yielding MTRGRRGCWTCRIRHRKCDEQVPDCKECTDRHIECHGYDLDAPEWMADEALLQEELQRIKAAVKENFRRVKRVQNRRLAQATAQAAQASRASAAARLKDDAVVVASTSDSQARNTTFREAQYLVHYLDYIFPIQYTFYVDAPEEGGRGWLFFLLERSAPLRNAALTLSAFHQHISSPYRTENQEDELLNYHTKALQELRQIIGRREVGGFADSREEWLEFLAGGMFLISFEVHLPLCNLSHPVLIIKVFQGGTSNWEPHFNALVSVANGLTPAEFDFCPPDPSSPDFDFLRGMNTAQKFLLANLLWIDVLAPVSTGEAPKLPYREWLDAGKIDMSRVMGCQNSIVVAIGDLVAVDSKAGSMSTETLQESILELEKQIFDGMEATLEVESATKQSTSVTRSVTHLFATSALVQLYTLASEYGLTAPDPHQAVLRVIEVLEQMPANISLRGTPWPLCVAGSMALPPQQQYFDDLLKGLLSRSEAGFTNCGTVYRIVKHAWKQREQYPDKLWSARHAMADMGVCAILI